The following proteins are encoded in a genomic region of Zea mays cultivar B73 chromosome 9, Zm-B73-REFERENCE-NAM-5.0, whole genome shotgun sequence:
- the LOC103637909 gene encoding zinc finger protein 8 — MAAPHDMHGVDSFAQLPFVRGAAPRPPAGSRDVATSIRLFGRDFSSDQQQAVQLLLLKEDAAAAAASGERKFECHYCCRNFPTSQALGGHQNAHKRERQHARRAHLEASFAAHCGAAYLPGAHLYGLFGYGGGGGGGHTAHYPAVWAGAAPGIYGGVGPVARPPVYGAVAVPGTWRPSPPGSGGAFVAAGRPVGYGEMAGKDDKAKMSVVVSLPASLPSSCLSGQSAEMIGRSELGHTDGVISLDLCL; from the coding sequence ATGGCCGCACCGCATGACATGCACGGCGTGGACTCTTTCGCGCAGCTGCCCTTCGTCCGCGGCGCGGCGCCGAGGCCTCCGGCGGGGAGCAGGGACGTCGCCACCAGCATCCGCCTCTTCGGCCGGGACTTTTCCAGCGACCAGCAGCAGGCGGTCCAGCTGCTGCTGCTCAAGGaggacgcggcggcggcggcggcgtccggGGAGAGGAAGTTCGAGTGCCACTACTGCTGCCGCAACTTCCCGACGTCGCAGGCGCTGGGCGGGCACCAGAACGCGCACAAGCGGGAGCGGCAGCACGCGCGGAGGGCGCACCTCGAGGCCTCCTTCGCCGCGCACTGCGGCGCCGCCTACCTACCCGGCGCGCACCTCTACGGCCTCTTCGgctacggcggcggcggcggcggcggccacacCGCGCACTACCCGGCCGTGTGGGCAGGCGCCGCGCCGGGGATCTACGGCGGCGTGGGGCCCGTGGCGCGGCCTCCCGTGTACGGCGCCGTGGCCGTGCCGGGGACGTGGAGGCCGTCCCCACCTGGGAGTGGCGGCGCTTTCGTCGCGGCTGGCCGACCCGTGGGGTACGGAGAGATGGCTGGCAAAGACGACAAGGCGAAGATGAGCGTGGTGGTGTCACTGCCCGCGTCGTTGCCGTCGTCGTGCTTGTCCGGCCAGTCGGCGGAGATGATAGGGAGGTCTGAGTTGGGACACACGGATGGAGTCATAAGCTTGGACCTCTGTTTGTAG